The DNA sequence CGCCCATGTTCTCATCTCGCTTGTTCTTGATGATGGAGGCCACCACCGTGATTACGAGAACACCCATGATGAAGAACAGTGACCAGAGCGTGTCAACCTCAGGCACGGGGACGTTCTCGCCGCCGTTGATGAACGGCAGGTTGTTTTCATGGAGTGCGTGCAGCGCCAGTTTCACACCGATGAAGGCGAGAATGAGGCCCAGTCCGTACGGCAGGTAGACGAGGCGGTCCAGCAGTCCATCAAGGAGGAAGTACATCTGACGCAGACCCAGCAGCGCGAAGGCGTTGGTGGTGAAGACGATATAGGGTTCCTCGGTGATGCCGTAGATGGCTGGGATGGAGTCCAGAGCGAACATCAGATCCACCATGCCGATCGAGATGATCGCCACGAAGAGTGGGGTCAGGCTCAATTTGCCACCGATGCGGTGGGTCAGCTTGTCACCGTGGTAGCCCTCGGTGACCGGAATGACCTTGCGTAACGCCTTGATGATGAACATATCGTTCGGATCGGTTTCCGGGGTATCCCGGATCTCGTCCCACAGCAGTTTGACCGCGGTGTAGATCAACCAGATCGCGAAGATGTAGAACACATCGGACCAGGCCTCGATCACGGCGGCGCCGAGAAGGATGAACACCAGGCGGAAGATCAA is a window from the Corynebacterium faecale genome containing:
- a CDS encoding TerC family protein → MEVNLTVWLITGAVILGFFIFDFYSHVRTPHEPTLKESAWWSVFYVALACVFGVFLWLTWGEPGNPHQHGIEFFTGYVTEKALSVDNLFIFALIMSSFKIPRKYQQKVLLIGIAMALIFRLVFILLGAAVIEAWSDVFYIFAIWLIYTAVKLLWDEIRDTPETDPNDMFIIKALRKVIPVTEGYHGDKLTHRIGGKLSLTPLFVAIISIGMVDLMFALDSIPAIYGITEEPYIVFTTNAFALLGLRQMYFLLDGLLDRLVYLPYGLGLILAFIGVKLALHALHENNLPFINGGENVPVPEVDTLWSLFFIMGVLVITVVASIIKNKRDENMGGIPPKWNTAKHLGDTWSTGEEEDSARDGAENSTVSPASSTPRSSDEEPGKDR